One stretch of Prunus persica cultivar Lovell chromosome G1, Prunus_persica_NCBIv2, whole genome shotgun sequence DNA includes these proteins:
- the LOC18778916 gene encoding probable splicing factor 3A subunit 1, which translates to MIGSILPLPAPPSDGDLGPLPESQVTELNNDEKQLNEEQNKANSVATHTRAIGIIYPPQDIRNIVDKTSQFVAKNGPEFEKRIIANNTGNAKFSFLISSDPYHAYYQHRLSEFRAQNQSSGQQPSSQPEDSAIPESSPPAPAADGETGAPKLDPSAQFKSVRKVPEPPEKPEAEQYTVRLPEGITGEELDIIKLTAQFVARNGKSFLLGLTNRETNNPQFHFLKPNHSMFTLFTSLADAYSKVLMPPTGLTEKLKKSIADMTTVLERCVHRLEWERSQEQARQKEEDEIELERMQMAMIDWHDFVVVESIDFADDEDEDLPPPMTLEEVIRRSKVTDMEEDIVEPGKEVEMEMDVEEMQLVEEGLRTARIEENGDEKKNESKVTDDPEPPMRIVKNWKRPEDRIPAERDPTKYVISPITGELIPINEMSEHMRISLIDPKYKEQKERMFAKIRETTLAQDDEISRNIVGLARTRPDIFGTTEEEVSNAVKAEIEKKKDEQPKQVIWDGHTGSIGRTANQAMSQNINGEDQNDVLNNDARNLPGPAAPPPRPGVPSVRPLPPPPGLALNLPRVPPNTAQYSAPSSGGLPVPPLRPSVVQYQSVRPPGPPMPMSSGQQSLLVNRPPPMPPSMSMNPSVPPPPGSQFTPMQVPRAYMPLPVPPPTMQMMPPPPLPQGMPPPPPPEEAPPPLPEEPEPKRQKLDDSMLISEDQFLAQHPGPVRITVSVPNVDEGNLKGQLLEITVQSLSETVGSLKEKISGEIQLPANKQKLSGKPGFLKDNMSLAYYNVGAGEALSLSLRERGGRKR; encoded by the exons atgataGGTTCCATTTTGCCCTTACCGGCTCCTCCTTCTGATGGAGACCTTGGGCCTCTTCCAGAATCCCAAGTGACTGAACTTAATAACGATGAGAAACAATTGAATGAGGAGCAGAACAAAGCCAACTCCGTTGCAACACATACTAGGGCTATTGGTATCATTTATCCTCCTCAAGACATCAGAAATATTGTTGACAAAACTTCCCAATTCGTGGCAAAGAACGGACCGGAGTTTGAGAAAAGGATCATAGCTAATAATACCGGAAATGCAAAGTTCAGCTTTTTGATTTCCTCAGATCCCTACCATGCGTATTATCAGCATCGATTGTCTGAGTTCCGTGCCCAGAATCAGTCTTCTGGACAGCAACCTTCTTCGCAGCCTGAAGATTCTGCAATACCTGAGTCATCCCCACCAGCTCCAGCTGCAGATGGTGAAACAGGAGCACCAAAGCTGGATCCCTCTGCTCAGTTTAAATCGGTGCGCAAAGTGCCCGAACCACCAGAAAAACCAGAAGCTGAGCAGTATACTGTTCGGCTTCCTGAAGGGATTACTGGGGAAGAGTTGGATATTATAAAGCTCACAGCCCAGTTTGTAGCTCGAAATGGGAAATCATTTTTGTTAGGATTGACAAACAGGGAAACGAATAACCCCCAGTTCCATTTTTTAAAACCTAACCATAGTATGTTTACACTTTTCACTTCTCTGGCTGATGCTTACTCAAAGGTGTTGATGCCTCCGACGGGGTTGACAGAGAAGCTTAAGAAAAGTATTGCAGACATGACAACTGTGCTTGAACGGTGTGTGCATCGGCTGGAGTGGGAGCGTTCACAAGAGCAGGCAAGgcagaaggaagaagatgagattgAGCTGGAAAGGATGCAAATGGCTATGATTGATTGGCATGATTTTGTTGTGGTTGAATCAATAGACTTTGcagatgatgaggatgaggattTACCTCCTCCAATGACCCTTGAGGAGGTTATAAGGAGAAGCAAGGTCACAGATATGGAAGAAGATATTGTTGAGCCTGGTAAGGAGGTGGAAATGGAAATGGATGTAGAAGAGATGCAGCTTGTTGAAGAGGGCTTGAGGACAGCCAGAATTGAAGAGAATGGTgatgaaaagaagaatgagAGTAAGGTGACAGATGATCCAGAACCACCAATGAGAATTGTGAAGAACTGGAAGAGACCTGAAGACAGGATCCCTGCTGAAAGAGACCCAACAAAGTATGTCATTTCACCAATCACTGGAGAGCTTATCCCTATCAATGAGATGTCTGAACACATGAGGATTTCTCTCATTGATCCAAAATACAAAGAGCAAAAAGAACGGATGTTTGCCAAGATTCGGGAGACTACTCTCGCTCAGGATGACGAAATCTCAAGAAACATTGTGGGCCTTGCACGAACCCGTCCTGATATTTTTGGTACCACAGAGGAAGAAGTTTCTAACGCTGTCAAGGCTgagattgaaaaaaagaaagatgagcAACCAAAGCAGGTCATATGGGATGGTCACACCGGAAGCATTGGTCGCACAGCAAATCAAGCCATGTCACAGAATATCAACGGAGAGGATCAGAATGATGTTCTTAACAATGATGCAAGGAATCTTCCTGGTCCTGCAGCTCCTCCTCCAAGACCTGGTGTGCCGTCTGTTCGCCCTCTACCCCCACCACCAGGTCTTGCCTTGAATCTACCCCGTGTTCCTCCAAATACAGCCCAGTATTCTGCTCCATCTAGTGGTGGCCTCCCTGTACCTCCACTGAGGCCATCAGTTGTCCAATATCAATCAGTTCGACCACCTGGACCTCCAATGCCCATGAGTTCAGGACAGCAATCCCTTTTGGTGAATCGGCCACCTCCTATGCCACCATCAATGTCTATGAATCCATCTGTCCCACCTCCCCCTGGTTCGCAGTTTACACCCATGCAAGTTCCCCGAGCTTATATGCCTCTTCCTGTTCCTCCACCTACAATGCAAATGATGCCACCACCACCTTTGCCTCAGGGGATgcccccaccaccaccacctgagGAAGCTCCTCCACCGCTTCCAGAAGAACCCGAGCCAAAGCGGCAGAAGCTTGATGATTCTATGCTTATTTCAGAAGATCAGTTTCTGGCACAGCATCCG GGACCTGTTCGCATCACAGTATCTGTCCCCAATGTTGATGAAGGTAATCTGAAGGGACAACTTTTGGAGATTACGGTGCAGTCCTTATCTGAAACTGTTGGGAgtctgaaagaaaaaatttctggGGAGATCCAGCTTCCTGCAAACAAACAGAAATTGAGTGGAAAACCTGGTTTTCTCAAGGACAATATGTCGCTtgcatattataatgttggaGCAGGAGAAGCACTTAGTCTTTCATTAAGAGAGCGTGGTGGAAGAAAGAGATGA